The Microcoleus sp. FACHB-68 genome includes a region encoding these proteins:
- a CDS encoding SMP-30/gluconolactonase/LRE family protein yields the protein MLSNSEQLPNSGKAEKNFAVNIAQAGSQPNQKSLEAIKDEKTQVEKIAEGFEFIEGPVWHPEGFLLFSDINGDTIYQWQENQKAKVFRRPSGKANGNTLDREGRLITAEHSNRRVSRTETDGKIVTLADKYEGKSLNSPNDLAVKSDGSIYFTDPPYGIKKEQEELGFYGVYRLAPDGKLTLLVKDFMRPNGITFSPNENKLYINDSQESHIRVFDVNSDGTLTNGRIFAELKDPNKKGVPDGMKTDIQGNIYSTGSGGVSVFSPAGNLLGTIEVPEATTNLAWGDSDGKTLYITAGKSLYRIRLKIAGMRPNFRTNN from the coding sequence GTGTTAAGTAACTCAGAACAATTGCCTAATTCAGGAAAAGCGGAAAAAAACTTTGCAGTCAACATCGCACAAGCCGGAAGTCAGCCGAATCAAAAGAGTCTAGAAGCTATTAAAGATGAAAAAACTCAAGTAGAAAAAATCGCTGAAGGATTTGAATTTATCGAAGGGCCGGTTTGGCATCCCGAAGGCTTTTTACTCTTCAGTGATATAAACGGCGATACTATCTATCAATGGCAAGAAAATCAAAAAGCAAAAGTTTTTCGCCGGCCTTCTGGAAAAGCCAATGGCAACACCCTAGATCGGGAGGGACGTTTAATTACGGCTGAACACAGTAACCGTCGCGTCTCACGCACTGAAACAGACGGAAAAATTGTAACTCTAGCTGATAAATACGAAGGCAAATCGTTGAACAGCCCGAATGATCTGGCCGTCAAATCAGATGGCAGCATTTACTTTACAGATCCCCCTTATGGCATCAAAAAAGAGCAAGAAGAATTAGGGTTTTATGGAGTTTATCGGCTTGCCCCAGATGGTAAATTAACCCTGCTCGTTAAAGATTTCATGCGTCCAAACGGAATCACCTTTTCCCCAAACGAGAACAAACTTTATATCAACGATTCCCAAGAAAGTCACATTCGAGTTTTTGATGTAAATTCCGATGGAACCTTAACAAATGGACGCATCTTTGCAGAACTGAAAGATCCGAATAAAAAAGGCGTTCCAGACGGAATGAAAACAGATATTCAGGGTAATATTTATAGCACCGGCTCTGGAGGCGTTTCGGTATTCTCGCCGGCAGGTAATCTCCTAGGCACAATAGAAGTCCCAGAAGCGACTACAAACCTAGCCTGGGGAGACAGCGACGGCAAAACACTGTATATCACAGCAGGGAAAAGCCTTTACCGCATCCGCCTAAAAATTGCCGGGATGCGCCCTAATTTCAGAACAAATAACTAA
- a CDS encoding aldo/keto reductase, producing the protein MKRKTTRRKFLVTSVAAAGTVVGCSALARNQTSTSAPSSIAMTPASMPERVLGKTGISLPIFGLGCAGQTPLSKEGQEAAAVAILERALELGIRYFDTAAEYGPSEDYLGKVLPAYRDKIYLASKTHARDRDGAWRHLERSLKRLKTDHLDAWQLHHVSLPGEIEQIFSKTGAIKAVEEAKAQKLIRFAGISGHHEPDIIAEGLRRYPFDTTLICVNAADTHHPRPFIPTVMPVAREKNVGVIAMKVPAYGRLFKNNVLDGMQQAMGYSLSVAGVHCCVIAAETVEQLESNVKVAQAFKPLSEAEMTAIEQRTAIAWQENTFFRAWT; encoded by the coding sequence ATGAAACGCAAAACAACGCGACGCAAATTCTTAGTCACAAGTGTTGCAGCAGCCGGCACAGTTGTAGGATGCAGTGCATTAGCGCGGAACCAAACCAGCACATCTGCACCCTCAAGCATTGCTATGACACCCGCATCCATGCCAGAAAGAGTGTTAGGCAAAACCGGCATTAGCCTCCCCATTTTTGGCTTAGGATGTGCCGGCCAAACACCGCTTTCTAAAGAAGGACAAGAGGCAGCAGCAGTCGCAATTCTTGAACGCGCACTTGAACTCGGTATTCGCTATTTTGACACAGCAGCAGAGTACGGCCCAAGTGAAGATTATTTAGGAAAAGTGCTGCCGGCATATCGAGATAAAATCTATCTGGCAAGCAAAACTCATGCACGAGATCGGGATGGCGCGTGGCGACATTTAGAGCGATCGCTGAAGCGTTTAAAAACCGATCATTTAGATGCTTGGCAATTGCATCACGTCTCCTTACCGGGAGAAATTGAGCAAATTTTCAGCAAAACCGGCGCAATTAAAGCAGTCGAAGAAGCAAAAGCACAAAAATTAATTCGCTTTGCCGGCATCAGCGGCCACCACGAACCCGATATCATTGCTGAAGGGTTGCGCCGGTATCCCTTTGACACCACCCTAATTTGCGTCAATGCAGCCGATACACATCACCCGCGTCCATTTATACCCACAGTGATGCCGGTGGCGCGTGAGAAAAATGTTGGCGTCATTGCTATGAAAGTGCCGGCTTACGGACGGTTATTTAAAAATAATGTCTTAGATGGGATGCAGCAAGCGATGGGGTATAGCCTCTCGGTTGCCGGCGTACATTGTTGCGTGATAGCCGCTGAGACTGTTGAACAATTGGAATCTAATGTGAAAGTGGCGCAAGCGTTTAAGCCATTAAGTGAGGCAGAAATGACAGCCATTGAACAACGTACTGCAATTGCATGGCAAGAGAATACTTTTTTTAGAGCTTGGACTTAA
- a CDS encoding response regulator has product MLSSHNHEIILVIDDSPTNLEILQSTLESAGYKVMVEMDGLTGLEQAKSYPPDLILLDVMMPGMDGFETCRQLQADPLTKNIPVIFMTGLADPGDKVKGLQLGAVDYIIKPFRKEEALARIQTHLKIRRLSLELEQQKHQLEELVQKRTAELTETLNELKRTQLQLIQNEKLSTIGQLVAGIAHEINNPVGCITGNLDQARVAVEDALDYIRLFQAKFPNPGPEIEQKAEEIDLEYVLEDLPKMFLSMKAGIQRICDISTSLRTFSRADVDFKISVNIHEGLDSTLMILQHRLKAQAQHPAIQIIKNYGELPKIECYLGQLNQVFMNILANAIDALEEASRGRSYEALKTNPNVIAVTTEMKDEQQIVIRIADNGMGMTEEVKQRIFDPLFTTKPVGKGTGLGLAIVHQIIVQKHGGTIDVNSEQGKGTEFIMKIPIA; this is encoded by the coding sequence ATGTTATCTAGTCACAACCATGAAATTATTTTAGTCATTGATGATAGTCCGACTAATCTAGAAATCTTACAGAGCACTTTGGAGTCGGCAGGGTATAAAGTTATGGTAGAAATGGATGGTTTAACGGGACTTGAACAAGCCAAAAGCTATCCGCCTGATTTGATTTTGCTGGATGTAATGATGCCTGGAATGGATGGCTTTGAAACTTGCCGGCAGTTGCAAGCTGACCCCTTGACAAAAAACATTCCGGTGATTTTCATGACAGGGCTAGCCGATCCAGGTGACAAAGTGAAGGGATTGCAGTTAGGTGCGGTGGACTATATTATAAAACCGTTTCGCAAAGAAGAAGCACTGGCACGGATTCAAACTCACTTAAAAATTCGCCGCTTAAGCTTAGAACTTGAACAACAGAAACACCAACTGGAGGAATTAGTTCAAAAACGCACGGCTGAATTAACTGAGACGTTAAACGAATTAAAAAGAACACAGTTGCAGTTAATTCAAAATGAAAAGCTCTCTACAATCGGTCAATTAGTTGCCGGCATCGCTCATGAAATTAATAACCCTGTTGGGTGTATCACCGGCAATCTAGATCAAGCTAGGGTTGCTGTTGAGGATGCACTTGATTATATTCGTCTTTTTCAAGCTAAGTTCCCTAACCCAGGCCCAGAAATTGAACAAAAAGCTGAAGAGATTGATTTAGAATATGTTTTAGAAGATTTACCTAAAATGTTTTTATCTATGAAAGCTGGAATCCAGCGAATTTGTGATATTAGCACCTCATTAAGAACGTTTTCACGGGCTGATGTAGATTTCAAAATCTCAGTGAATATCCATGAAGGACTTGACAGTACCTTAATGATTTTGCAGCATCGCTTGAAGGCTCAAGCGCAGCATCCGGCGATTCAAATTATAAAAAATTATGGGGAACTTCCTAAAATTGAGTGTTATTTAGGGCAACTCAATCAGGTATTTATGAATATTTTAGCAAATGCGATTGACGCATTGGAAGAAGCAAGTCGAGGACGTAGCTATGAAGCGCTAAAAACGAATCCCAATGTGATCGCCGTTACAACTGAAATGAAGGATGAACAGCAGATTGTAATCCGGATTGCAGATAATGGAATGGGGATGACGGAAGAGGTTAAGCAACGCATCTTTGACCCTCTATTCACGACTAAACCCGTGGGAAAAGGAACGGGTTTGGGATTGGCAATCGTTCATCAAATTATTGTGCAAAAGCACGGAGGAACCATCGACGTAAATTCTGAACAGGGAAAAGGTACGGAGTTTATTATGAAAATTCCCATTGCCTAA